From a region of the Microterricola gilva genome:
- the efeU gene encoding iron uptake transporter permease EfeU, whose protein sequence is MFANYLIGLREGLEAALIVTILIAYLVKIDRRDLLGRIWLGIGLAVLLALGIGAILTFGTYGLSFEAQEAIGGTLSIIATGFVTWMVFWMLRTARDMKGALHGNVDKHLNGTGWGLVLVAFLAVGREGIETALFIWAAVQATGETTMPILGASLGILTAVGLGWLIYSGMLRINLSRFFTWTGAALIVVAAGVLAYGVHDLQEAGILPGLHNLAFDVSAAIPPDSWYGTLLKGTLNFSPATTWLEAIVWLAYVVPTLTVFIVKSRAGKRPVAQPAATPSAPLARV, encoded by the coding sequence ATGTTCGCTAATTACCTGATCGGCCTGCGCGAAGGTCTCGAAGCGGCGCTGATCGTCACCATCCTGATCGCCTACCTCGTCAAAATCGATCGCCGCGACCTGCTCGGCCGCATCTGGCTCGGCATCGGCCTGGCCGTCCTGCTCGCGCTCGGCATCGGCGCCATCCTGACCTTCGGCACCTACGGGCTGAGCTTCGAGGCGCAGGAGGCGATCGGCGGCACGCTCTCGATCATCGCAACGGGTTTCGTCACGTGGATGGTGTTCTGGATGCTGCGCACCGCCCGCGACATGAAGGGCGCCCTGCACGGCAACGTCGACAAGCACCTCAACGGAACCGGATGGGGCCTGGTGTTGGTGGCGTTCCTCGCCGTCGGCCGCGAGGGCATCGAGACCGCCCTCTTCATCTGGGCCGCCGTGCAGGCGACGGGCGAGACGACGATGCCGATCCTGGGCGCGAGCCTCGGCATCCTCACCGCTGTGGGTCTCGGTTGGCTCATCTACTCCGGCATGTTGCGCATCAATCTCTCCCGCTTCTTCACCTGGACGGGTGCGGCCCTCATCGTTGTGGCCGCCGGCGTGCTCGCCTACGGCGTGCACGACCTGCAGGAGGCCGGCATCCTGCCTGGCCTGCACAACCTCGCGTTCGACGTCAGCGCCGCGATCCCGCCGGACAGCTGGTACGGAACCCTGCTCAAGGGCACCCTCAACTTCTCGCCGGCGACGACCTGGCTCGAGGCCATCGTCTGGCTCGCCTATGTCGTGCCGACCCTCACGGTCTTCATCGTGAAGAGTCGCGCGGGCAAGCGCCCCGTCGCCCAGCCGGCGGCCACGCCATCCGCGCCGCTCGCCCGCGTGTAG
- the efeO gene encoding iron uptake system protein EfeO: MSRLLRPVIASAAAGAALLLLSGCVANASSADADHTAITVDSSASDCTVGAATAPSGNVQFTVSNSGTQVTEFYLLAEDGLRIVGEVENIGPGISRDLVVQARPGDYFTVCKPGMIGAGIGKAAFTVTDSGHDFEADADLTAQVEAANVNYAAYVKDQIAQLVSGTDAFAAAYVAGNDDEARALYAPTRVHWERVETVAESFGDLDPMLDLREADLEEGQDWTGWHAIEKDLWPAEAEAGFAAYTPEQRRALADKLVEDTATLNEKVQDLEFTLDMQTNGAIGLMDEVASGKVTGEEEFWSHTDLWDFQANVDGATVLYGGVRDILLAKDAELAATLDEEFASLQTLLDAQRVGDGFRLYTELSPAEIRAFSDQVNALGEPLNQLTATLVLN; the protein is encoded by the coding sequence GTGTCACGCCTACTCCGCCCCGTCATCGCCTCGGCAGCTGCCGGCGCCGCCCTGCTGCTGCTCTCCGGCTGCGTCGCGAACGCATCGAGCGCGGATGCCGACCACACCGCTATCACCGTCGACAGCAGCGCCTCGGACTGCACCGTCGGAGCCGCAACTGCCCCGAGTGGCAACGTGCAGTTCACGGTCAGCAACTCGGGAACGCAGGTGACCGAGTTCTACCTGCTCGCCGAAGACGGTCTGCGCATCGTCGGAGAGGTCGAGAACATCGGCCCAGGCATCAGCCGTGACCTCGTCGTGCAGGCACGCCCCGGCGACTACTTCACCGTCTGCAAGCCCGGCATGATCGGCGCGGGCATCGGCAAGGCGGCGTTCACTGTGACCGACTCCGGCCACGACTTCGAGGCGGACGCCGACCTGACCGCCCAGGTCGAGGCAGCGAACGTCAACTACGCGGCGTACGTGAAGGACCAGATCGCCCAGCTCGTGAGCGGAACCGACGCTTTCGCCGCCGCCTACGTCGCAGGCAACGACGATGAGGCCCGCGCCCTCTACGCCCCCACCCGCGTGCACTGGGAGCGCGTCGAGACCGTCGCAGAGTCCTTCGGCGACCTCGACCCGATGCTCGACCTCCGCGAGGCCGACCTCGAAGAGGGCCAGGACTGGACCGGCTGGCACGCCATCGAGAAGGACCTCTGGCCAGCCGAGGCCGAGGCCGGCTTCGCCGCGTACACCCCTGAGCAGCGCCGAGCCCTCGCCGACAAGCTTGTCGAGGACACCGCGACGCTGAACGAGAAGGTGCAGGACCTCGAGTTCACCCTCGACATGCAGACCAACGGCGCCATCGGCCTGATGGACGAGGTCGCCAGCGGCAAGGTCACCGGCGAGGAGGAGTTCTGGTCGCACACCGACCTCTGGGATTTCCAGGCCAACGTCGACGGCGCGACGGTGCTCTACGGCGGCGTGCGTGACATCCTGCTGGCCAAGGATGCCGAACTGGCCGCGACCCTCGACGAGGAGTTCGCCTCGCTGCAGACGCTGCTCGACGCACAGCGCGTCGGCGATGGGTTCCGCCTGTACACCGAACTCAGCCCCGCAGAGATCCGGGCATTCTCCGACCAGGTGAACGCACTCGGCGAGCCGCTCAACCAGCTCACCGCAACGCTCGTGCTCAACTAA